The genomic segment TCCTGTTTTTACCTGTGTTACTTCTGACGTTCTGCGTTCAGGCTCAATCTCGTGTTTTATTGCTGACAGAAGAGTGGAAGCCGTTTAATTTTGTTCAGGGGACTCAGATTGTCGGGCTGAGTACAGAGTTGGTCGAGTCGATGTTTGAGCGCGCCGAAATCGACTATCAGATCCGTTTGCTGCCCTGGAGTGGTGCCTATCAGAAAGCTTTGGATCGTCCAGAGGCGATGCTGTTTACCACCAGTCGCACCGAGAAGCGCGAGAAGCTGTTTAAGTGGATTGGTCCCCTCTATCCAAGAAAGACCTCTCTTTATAAGCTTAAGAGTCGTCTGGATATCCAGATCAGGCAGGACTCAGATCTAAAAAAATACCGAATC from the Dongshaea marina genome contains:
- a CDS encoding substrate-binding periplasmic protein, whose protein sequence is MARIFSLLLFLPVLLLTFCVQAQSRVLLLTEEWKPFNFVQGTQIVGLSTELVESMFERAEIDYQIRLLPWSGAYQKALDRPEAMLFTTSRTEKREKLFKWIGPLYPRKTSLYKLKSRLDIQIRQDSDLKKYRIGVLQGGAVQGELDALGLKEDLHYFTVRRTELNIEKLFRDRADLIPGADLWFKNQVKASGFSPEEVQQVFVISDKGGYYLAANLQTPDEVVQKLQDALDVLIQEGLREKLINKYSQQLQ